Below is a genomic region from Sander vitreus isolate 19-12246 chromosome 15, sanVit1, whole genome shotgun sequence.
TCACCCTTATGAACAGTCACCAATATGGTACCAAAGATACAGCGACAGCTTTTCAGTGGGTCCAACACTAAACACATCATTAAATGctcttaaaaaatgtgtgtaaacagtCTTTGCTCACTGATGATACTGCCATCTCATGCCAAAAGGCTTGAAGTCATCATTCAAAGTCCTGTGAGAGTAGCATCACTTCATAAGGAACAAATGTATGATGGTTCACTTGACTATGATAGACTCCAGCCAGCTCAGCACCTCCTGAAGTCCCTGTCCAGAGCGGGCACTGAGTTCCAGTGATGTGATTGGCTGTGTAGCAGATGCTATGATGTCATCCATTCTGAACAGTGACTTTATCTCTATGAGACTCATAGTGCAAGGCATGTCTCTGGAAAAGggtggaaagaaaaacaaaatacacaatgGCATGAACGGCTTTCACCAAGAGACCGAATTATGATATTGGATAGCCTACATATTGTGATAACCTTCTGACACTGACATCTTGCAGGTATGGCAAGTCGATGTAGGgactatgtgtatgtgtatgtgagtgtcaCCTCTTGTTGAACAGAATAAGAACAGAGGCACTGTGCAGAGGCTCAGCAGAGAGTACTGACAGCAGCTGGATACAGGAGGAGGATATCTGAGCAATGTTGGCTGAGTCCACCATGAACTATGAGAAAACACAAAGAATgacacatttactcaaataatTCCAACAATCAGTTTGTTTATCTTCATCAAATGTTGTAAATAGATGCAGCATGTatacaaaaaacatacaatGACGGAGGAGCAGTCTTTGAAGTAACTAGGCCATATAGGGCCCATGCAGCCTCCCAGCTCTCTTAATGTAaccttcttcatcttctttagTGTCAGGTCGGTCAGGTTGGTTCCTACCTGTGGAAATTTGAAAAGACTGGATTACAGGGATGGCCTGTCTCATCAAAACTGACCTTATTAGGACCACATTTCAACATGACTTACTGTAGGCAGAGTAAGAGACGGTTCCCCCAGTTCACCTAATCCTTGCAAGCTAAGCTGTAAACATTTGTCAGGAAAAATATCCACACAAAGACAGTTCATCAGCTTCAGAGGCAAAAGATAGTTTAATATAATATTGAAATTAgttttatataatatttaaacggtttatattatatattttgtcagtTATAAAAGTGGCATTTTCTGATCGTTTTTCTAAGGGTATGTCAATCAAAACATTGTGAAATACTATTTCCTTTAGTACCATGCCACTTATTAAACTCATAAACATGTCTACAAATATTGTTTTGCAACTGTATTTGTACTCAAACTAGTACAGAATTACATGAAGGTATCGACCGATGTCAGTGGCCATATATAATACTAGCTAGGTTATTATATAAGTTATTGCTTATATGTACTTTCTACTTAGTTAACGGCTactactaacgttagcttctacAGTAGCTTATCAGgctaaattagctagctagctagctagctaactaactactatctagctagctacacaACAATTTTAACAGTACTGTATAACGTACTTTTTTCGAGTTCTATGTTCAAAACATTCATCTGGGCTAAAAGGATATTTTGTAGACGTTTCAGCAACAACGTTTTTCCGACGCCAGTTGCTCCAAGAAGCAGACAAATGTCATTTTTGCTCATTTCAGTTTTCCAGCAGAAGCATAGCAAAGCGAGTGTTAGCATGTAGCCAATGTAGCTTCATGCGGCGTCATGGAGACACTCACATGACCATTATACGTCTCTGTGATAGGACGAAGTAGAAATCCGTCATTTCAGTCTTAATTCTGATTGGTTACCATTCCACCTGTATAAATATAACGGAAGAAAAACAAGATGACCGTCCCTGAGCAAGATTACTCGTTGGTTCACACGACGGAAATAGTTGAAACGCCCCCTAAACTCCTGGCACTGCGTTGttagcatagactgtatatacagtatatggttgTTAGTATTAGCACTACTATAATTCTATACATCCATGCTATAATTCCACTAAATTAGCTGTGGGAAATAACCATGGAAGGTAAGTTAAAGAAAGAGTTGGGAACAGCCATGCTGAAGCCAACTGGTCACTCAGGTGGTGGATGTATCAGCGAGGGCCAGAGTTATGATACCGACACTGGGAGAGTGTTTGTGAAGATAAATCACAAGAGCGAGGTATGTTCTCATTATCTTTTagattttaattaattatagTGGCATGCATTTAGTTGGTGTTTGGCTGAACCTGAACATATGTACCCGCTAGATAGCTACACCCTCTGAAAGCCAGATAGTACTAATTGCCACTGAACTTTGTGCGAAATGGAAAacaatataattatttatttcgtGTGATGCAAATTAATGCAGGTCTGTGCTTCTGCACTAGTCACCAGCCAAAAATCctatcttttgtttgtttgtttgattcagGCCAAATTGATGTTTGATGGTGAGATGGCTAGTTTGGAAGCCATTTTAAAGACAGGAACTGTTAAAGTCCCCAAGCCTGTGAAGGTGGTTGAGCTTGACACAGGAGGATGTGTATTTGTAATGGAACATCTGGACTTGAGAGGTCTTACCAAGTAAGAGCTCTCTTATACAATTTGTTTAGAACTGTATCCGTAGAAATGAGGGCAGCGTAAATATAGTAGTGTTTAGTTTATAGTAAGTAAAATATAGTATGtagtttgttcttttttaataaaaaaaatgatttccaaATCCAATGTGTAGGTACTCAAAGCTCCTAGGAGAGCAGCTGGCAGATCTGCATGTTCACAACAAGAGACAGTTGGAAACCTTTAATAAAGAGCACCAGACAGTGGGTAATTAACCTTAACCTCACTTTAGTACCTTTTTTATGCTACTTGTACACAAATGTGGACAAATGCACAACAACATTGCTCATTCTATGCCATTACTACACTGAATAACAGTTAACTCTCAAATTTTAAATTAGAGTTTATTGCTGATTAATTAAGATTTACTACATAACTGTACACAGGAAAAGGAGCTGGACAATCGGAGGTGGCTGTTGAGAAATTTGGCTTCAGTGTACCTACATGCTGTGGATATCTACCACAGGTTTGTGTCTGTATACTAGGCAAGACTGGACTCTGTTTTAGTCTTTAAGAGGTAATACATTTGTATGTAGTACATGTATGTAGTCTCTAAGTCTTTGAGATGTTACAGTTGTCTTTATTGCATTAATGTTTTTCCCTTACCTCCCCAGGAAAATGAGTGGCAGGATGACTGGGTGACATTTTACTcccagcagaggctgcagcaccagCTTAACATGGTGGAGAAATCTTATGGAGACAGGGAAGCTATAGAATTATGGGCCAAGCTACAGgttaaccccccacccccatttGACCCCatcagaaataaaacatattttacacaGATCTTTATGATTGTATCAATGCTATGGCAGTGCAACTTACATATTGTGTCTGTTATTTACAGCTGAAGATCCCTCAGTTTTTCAAAGATGTAGAGATtgtccctgctctcctccatgGAGACCTGTGGGGAGGCAATGTAGCACAGTGTACGATGGGCCCAGTCATCTTTGACCCAGCCTCCTTCTATGGCCATTCGGAGTATGAGTTGGGTATTGCAGGGATGTTTGGTGGCTTCAACAGCTCTTTTTACTCTGCTTACCATGACAAGATTCCTAAAGCACCTGGCTTTGCAAAGAGAAACCAGCTTTACCAACTCTTCCACTATCTGAATCACTGGAACCACTTTGGTGGTGGCTACAGGGGCTCTTCAATAAGTATTATGAAGAACCTACTGAAATAATTGCACTCACATTTACTTGTAGAAAGCTTAACAGTCTTAAACTAAAAccaaaatatatgtatatattgacAGATGTTAATTAACCAAAATAATTTGGCTAATTGTTGAAGAGACTAAACACTATAACATTGTAATGTATGTTATATTGTGTCGACAATACAGAATCAACATAACAAAATATTTCTACCCTGTCTGCTCTACCTACACCAACCTGCttccaaaatgtgaaaaacaaaatccaCATCTTTCAATTACTATCTTAAATTCTAAGTTTGaacaaagatatatatatatatatacacacacacacacacactttatatttGTATTCTTAAATTCTGTATTTTCTACACTGACTTCTGTATAGGTTGCCTACAAACATAAACCTTAACATGCGAtactgtttaaaaaagaaaggctTACCACACACCAAGACCTCAGCTCTGGACCAACTTAAaacttctgtttttatttttaacattttctgcacGTGGAAGAGCAAGCAATGTGTTATGGATATTCTTTATCAGGCTTGCTTGTCAGTTAGAAGAACAAATTGGTCTGAAGCTGAGTATGCTTTGGTATGCATCAAAACCTGACACATTTTCATCGCCTGCATTTAACCAGCATCTGACTGAATTGTACTGCTGTGCAAAAGACATCGGATTTTCCCAGTGAATGCATTACTTTATACTTTATCTACACCATAGCTTAACTGTTGATGTCACGCAGACTAAAAcactacatacacatacaaaatgTTGCTGCATTTACGAATCCTATATATTTAATATCCTCTGCTTAGCCAACAATAAATCCTGGAATGAACCAGCGTGTTTGTCCTGACCTGCTGTATTTGTTATGTATCTGGTATGAAAACAGTAGTAAATCAGACTGTAagaccatcatcatcatcataaagaACTCTCCACCCCTCTTTCTCACTGTTTGACCCCCTGCCCCAGAATTAACAAAAGCTTCTTCCCCCAGGTTGTTGTATACCTTGCCTCACATGCAACTTAgtaacataaacatacacatatgAAGCTATTTGTCTTAATTTGTGTTGTTACTTTGCTTATATCTGTATAATTATGTAATTTATATTCTACTATTTGCAGCTTATTAGAACATATTCAGGACTGTTATTGCTCTCAACTTTTTATGCACCCATGTTTTTGTTATGCATTCATGTTTTAATCACAATCTTTTAAGAACTTGACTTGAAATGGCATCACAATGGTACAGGCTGTGCCATTGAACCAGTAATTTACAGCTCTGCAATACACCGTAACAAACACTTGGCAACTTTTAGTGGTGGCAAAAGCATTTAAATTatttacctaagtaaaagtatggGTACCACAATATAGAAATACTTGTAGTATTTCTATATTGTGGTACCCATACTTTGTAGTAagttctgcattgaaaatgtcacttaagtaaaagtacaaaaatattatcagcaaaatgtactcaaagtaGTATAATTATTTGTCAGAATGGGTCCTTTCAGCATTATTATATTACTGGACCATTATTATTGATGGATTGACATAAACGGTACTATTAAATGTTATAGCTGGTCtcggtggagctaattttaaatGCTTTCATATACTTTTGAGTAGTTTAATCTATTCACACAGCAGCATCATATTTTATGTAGCCTACTGATcgcatgttttgtttgtaaaattTTGATCAGAAAACtcactgtcaaataaataaaatattttcctCTGAACTGTAGTGGAGTATAAGTTAGTAGCATAAAACCCCGAACATGGGGtgacagagctttcaccgtCACAGCCTCCTtcctctggaactccctaccccCCCCACATCAGTGACACATTCAAATCACTGATCAAAGCATAGCTACCTCTTTAGATTAGCCTCCAAACTAAAAGAATATCGCATTTCATACTGTTAGttgctggttttattgttttacttgatttgaatatgcttgttttaatgtgctggttttattgtaaagtgtctttgagtactaTGAAaagggctatataaataaaatgtagtatTATTATAAAACGATAGTTAAGTAAAGTAGGCTACCCCAAACTTATAAATAGGCCTAAACTTACTTTTCTTTACTTTGTATCCACTTCAATTCTTaattaatatatacagtagccTAGGCTATTATACATTCAATCTAGCaactatataaaaaaacttttaaaatttGTATGGACTCAAAATATTCCTGAATTCAATCTAAAAGTTTCAAATGCCGCCCGATACTTTGAGAAATTAGCTTTGTGGATTTGGAATTTCCCCAGTAGAATTAATTAATACATTGACAATCCGCTGTGCTGTCTGGTTTTTGTTGTCACAGCGATAGCATACTATTAAATTCTTAGTTTCCAGCATAATTGAGTTTGTTTTGAGTGTTCAAGTAGCCTATTTCTAATTATTTTTTCAAGCTATTCCCAGAATAAAAACCAAAAGCGGTTGGCCTTTCGTCTCCAGCGATACGTATCAACCTTCTCGCTTACCGTACCAGGGCGGGGCGCGAGCACACTGTTAGTTACAGCACCAGCGCATCAAAACATTGACCAGTGCCTCGGTTTTATGAGTGAAATTGTTTTCACTTTGCGTTATTTTTCACATCATTACCCTCTAGACCAAGTCCGAATCGTAGCTATGATTGATGTGATTTGATGATTGAATTCCGTCGTTCCGTAAACTAATTCTTAATCCAGATCCGTTCCTTTTGCTATGCATTATTGGATGCTAatactagctaacgttagctagctaagtgattcatacagtctatgctcaTAACTCATAACACAAAACGATAACGGTAGCCTTTGCGACAAAGACACTGTTAGTGGGTAGAAGTGTGGCAGAATGGCCTTATCGGAGGCAGAGAATGAGTGTCCCGGTGGTGAAGGAGGAGAGTCCATTGTACAAACGTGTGTGTTGGGGGGCTTCGGTGAGAGCTGCGAGACCAGAGCTCTCCTCTGCAGCCTGCCGGAGGTCCACGGGAGCATGGTGACAAGCGAGTCCGCCACACAGAGGTTCTTAGGTGAGACAGTCATCCACAGATAAAATAATTCCTTAAATAAACAAATTTTAATTAGTGCTTTAGTTGGGTGGTTTTAGCTTGTTAGCATTTAATCACACTGCCCATTTCCTCCCACAGTGATAATGAACAGATATCAAGAGCAGCCTCATCTATTGGACCCACACTTAGGTACATTATGATAACTAGAACTCTAAATTCAATCTGAATTAGTACTGTAGATTCATTCTAAACATATGATTGCACATTTTCAATTATGTTCTAGAATGGATGCTGAACATGATACTGGAGTTTGTGAGGAGTGAGAAGTCTCCCCCTTCATTGGTTCATTTGAGCTTTAAGTTTCTCTACATCATCTGTAAGGTCAGTCAAAAACAAAGTACTCCGGTTTACATTAGCTGTCTTGTCTGGTACATCAGTGAATTCCCATCAGACTGCACTACATAGAATAAAACCTGATCCATTTTATTGACACAGCAAATGTATCCAACCAATTCAGTAATCCTTTTTCCTGGGTAGGTCAGAGGCTATAAAATCTTCATGCAGCTTTTTCCCCATGAGGTGGCAGATGTCCAGCCAGTTCTCGACCTGCTGTCCAGGCAGGATCCCAAAGACTCAGAGGTGAGACTGGCATTAAGGGGACACAGTTATAATCCAGGCTTTCACAATTACACATTTGTGCATTTGCCTCCTACAGGTTGGCatttataatatttttgttgttagcTTTATCAAACATTTAACAATAGTATGTGTTTACCATCTACTCATTCCAGACTTGGGAAACTCGctacatgttgttgttgtggctgTCCATGACCTGCCTTATACCCTTTGACCTTTATCGTCTGGATGGTCATCTAGAGTCAGATGGTGGCAAGGCCAGAGAGCCCACCATGGACCGTATTTTAGCTATTGCAAAGGCAAGTTAAGTATATGATATCATCTTGATTCCGTTTTACTGTTTTACGTAAAAGAGATTGGTCTGTATGTCTAGCTCTCGCTCCCTGTGATGGCTTGGTTCTGTTATCAGGATTTGTGGATCCTCAAAAATATCTGAATAAACTGTCTAAATGTTTGACAGCAGTAATTCTGTGCCAGTTATGGAGAATCCATTAAGAAGATAATCCAGTCTCTTAATATCTAAACTGAATTTTATTCAGCCCTGTTGTAATGCTGGAGTAATGTTTGTGGATTTGTTTGTAGTTATTCCAACATTTAAGAATGTTATGATATTCTACAGTAAtgacattttacagtatgtttaacagatttagtttttcttttttccagtcTTATCTACTCGTCTGTGATAGTCCGAGGGATGCTGCATCTGTACTGGTATCAAAGTAAGTGCACAAACACCATGCAAGTAATTACATAGTATTTAAGTTTTTTGGttgtttccaaaaatgtcagttTCACAATTTGAAACAATGGAACAATAATACCCTTCACAAAAACTAAGTTTCCGTTCTTCAATACTTTCAACTGGACTTGCTGACTTAATTGTACTGAAATGCCATGCTTAATAAAACTTAAATATCCCCTCGCAGCCACAACAGAGCTGTGGGCATCCTGaagcctgtactacgaatcaagatcaacatgccctggatttatttcagttacccggcttcacctaacctaacaaccgcagTCCTGCATAAACTGTCACGACAGTGGTTAACAGCTAGTttaatcaacccagggtttcccaatccagcgacgctcgcgttcacataaaagaggcggtgtttgcacagcacgaccaatcgcaaacatctaccagagccgtaTATTTTACATatgaagagcaaactataattctacataattatgaagaacacacacacggttttacaggcaaaacgcaatacagtcgctgcttcctaaaacaggaaggaaagctggcgtaaaaatagccgacgctgtaaatgcgtaaatcacaacgcttatcagtcaggcacaagatctgaccataattacacttgtgttttccataaactgtcgttgctttagccttttatttcagttgcaaccctggaagtgggaagcgatcgtgagagcaaataaaatatacaaacaCATAATTCAGGCCGATGTGCACATTGGCAACACTCAGCTCAAGAAGCctacaaatagcctatacgtccgctgaaaatctatatctttcataacaatacccatcagggaatgttaacggggttgtcggtctgtaaatgttttaacttttatgtgcgcaccgagctccacttgatcttctaagaacggtgacgccgttatcaatcgagtattgattggtcagtaggcggtgcttttacaccggatGATCTCTAATCTCGAACATAACCTGTTCCCGAGCAGGTTACAGGCctcagagagagatagatagatagacagacagaaattCAGTTACTCTTTTGATGAAGTCAGCACCATGCAGAACTCACTATAGTAATGTAAatcatatacagtggggcaaaaaagtatttagtcagccaccaattgtgcaagttctcccacttaaaaagatgagagaggcctgtaattttcatcataggtacacttcaactatgagagacaaaatgagaaaaacaaatccagaaaatcacattgtaggatttttaatgaatttatttgcaaattatggtggaaaataagtatttggtcaataacaaaagttatcatcttcaatgcccttgctgatgaaAGGaagttttcactcaaaatctcacgatacacggccctattcattctttcctttacacggatcagttgtcctggtccctttg
It encodes:
- the arl16 gene encoding ADP-ribosylation factor-like protein 16, whose translation is MLTLALLCFCWKTEMSKNDICLLLGATGVGKTLLLKRLQKLSLQGLGELGEPSLTLPTVGTNLTDLTLKKMKKVTLRELGGCMGPIWPSYFKDCSSVIFMVDSANIAQISSSCIQLLSVLSAEPLHSASVLILFNKRDMPCTMSLIEIKSLFRMDDIIASATQPITSLELSARSGQGLQEVLSWLESIIVK
- the fn3krp gene encoding ketosamine-3-kinase; the protein is MEGKLKKELGTAMLKPTGHSGGGCISEGQSYDTDTGRVFVKINHKSEAKLMFDGEMASLEAILKTGTVKVPKPVKVVELDTGGCVFVMEHLDLRGLTKYSKLLGEQLADLHVHNKRQLETFNKEHQTVGKGAGQSEVAVEKFGFSVPTCCGYLPQENEWQDDWVTFYSQQRLQHQLNMVEKSYGDREAIELWAKLQLKIPQFFKDVEIVPALLHGDLWGGNVAQCTMGPVIFDPASFYGHSEYELGIAGMFGGFNSSFYSAYHDKIPKAPGFAKRNQLYQLFHYLNHWNHFGGGYRGSSISIMKNLLK